One segment of Niabella beijingensis DNA contains the following:
- a CDS encoding LacI family DNA-binding transcriptional regulator — protein MGRFVTIKDIAKKLNISVSTVSRALRDTYDVNQETREKVLAMASELNYRPNFNATGLVNRSSHNLAVILPFVTNYYFSTVITGIQEVAYQHDYNIILHITNDSPERELSIIKNLAVSNLDGLLIAVSSDSDAYTHFQQVIDTGVPIVFFDRVPDAIKTSKVMQDDYNGAFEAVEHLIRQGYRKIAHIAGPEGLGFTQKRKKGYLDALRKHGLPIKEQWIVHSGFSQENGQSDAELLLSRKERPDAIFAVNDRKAIGAMVALKEKGIRVGKQVGVIGFTNDPVSTVVSPTLSTIAEPAFEIGKRSCELLLKHIGKRNFIPEEVVLPGTLIERESTRR, from the coding sequence ATGGGCCGATTTGTTACCATCAAGGATATTGCCAAAAAACTGAATATTTCCGTATCAACCGTGTCCCGTGCGTTGCGTGACACGTATGATGTGAACCAGGAAACGCGGGAAAAAGTACTGGCAATGGCAAGTGAACTGAATTACCGGCCGAATTTCAATGCCACAGGACTCGTGAACCGCAGCTCCCATAACCTGGCGGTGATCCTGCCTTTTGTCACCAACTATTATTTTTCAACCGTAATTACGGGGATACAGGAAGTGGCCTACCAGCATGATTACAATATTATCCTGCACATCACGAACGATTCCCCGGAGCGGGAACTTTCCATTATTAAGAACCTCGCGGTGTCTAACCTGGACGGATTACTGATCGCTGTTTCTTCCGACTCCGATGCCTATACTCATTTTCAGCAGGTGATCGACACCGGCGTGCCTATTGTATTTTTTGACCGGGTACCGGATGCGATTAAAACTTCAAAAGTGATGCAGGATGATTACAACGGCGCTTTTGAAGCAGTGGAGCACCTGATCAGACAGGGGTACCGGAAAATTGCGCACATTGCGGGTCCGGAAGGATTGGGCTTTACTCAAAAACGCAAGAAAGGTTACCTGGATGCGCTGCGAAAACACGGCTTGCCCATAAAGGAACAATGGATCGTTCATTCCGGTTTTTCTCAGGAAAACGGGCAGTCGGACGCTGAACTCCTTTTAAGCCGGAAAGAGCGTCCGGATGCTATTTTTGCCGTGAACGACCGCAAGGCCATCGGCGCCATGGTTGCATTAAAGGAAAAAGGGATCAGGGTCGGGAAACAGGTTGGCGTGATCGGGTTTACCAACGACCCGGTGTCTACGGTTGTGTCGCCCACCCTTTCCACTATTGCCGAGCCGGCCTTTGAGATCGGCAAAAGAAGTTGCGAGCTGCTGCTGAAACATATCGGTAAACGGAATTTTATTCCGGAAGAAGTAGTGCTTCCCGGCACGCTGATCGAACGGGAATCCACCCGCCGTTAA
- a CDS encoding TonB-dependent receptor encodes MQATAAQETDSVKTIDPITVTGRAFQQKDDITTAVVRRVEYAVPTSKSSLVTALNTVAGVRMEERSPGSYRINIRGSSLRSPFGVRNVKVYWGGIPLTDPGGNTYFNQLAFNNFNSISIFKGPASSMYGAGTGGLILIEPPAATKKGIGVEYFTGSYNAHHILAEGSWAKDNYTNTVTYAHDQSDGYRAQSAMQRNNLSWNTHIKWNDQELIASVLFSDLYYQTPGALTLKEYQQNPRAARPKAGAFPGAEQINAAIWQKTITAGVTHKQKFGSHWSNTTTGYGAYALVKNSAVRNFEQRREPHFGGRTVFDFEKKWGETGLQWSSGIEAQQGYSTIRVSDNKNGKPDTLQTDDDVTIGTYSVFTQGMLSWKSWNYTAGVSLNRSRLVFSRLNEYPVIEQVFRYNNEVAPRFTVLKKFRPVELLATVSRGFSPPTVAEVLPSTTIVNPDLKAEHGWNYELTARKTLLRGQLHLEATGFYFDLSQALVQRRDSSGADYFTNAGNIRQKGAELYAGYRHFFGAGPLDYLNITANYAHSHFRYNDFVKETQDYSGNWVPGVPMNTLNTQLGLVLKQGIYTDLNYYAASAVFLNDANAEKATAYHLMGVKLGYRRQLKEVLVNVYAGVDNLFNETYSLGNDINAAGGRYYNAAPLRNYYVGAAIRLRKN; translated from the coding sequence ATGCAGGCAACAGCTGCACAGGAAACCGATTCCGTAAAAACCATCGACCCCATTACCGTTACCGGCAGGGCTTTTCAGCAAAAGGATGACATAACAACGGCGGTGGTGCGCCGGGTGGAATATGCCGTGCCCACCAGTAAAAGTTCGCTGGTGACGGCACTGAATACGGTGGCCGGAGTGCGTATGGAAGAACGTTCCCCGGGCAGTTACCGCATCAATATCAGGGGCAGCTCGCTGCGTTCGCCTTTTGGTGTAAGGAATGTAAAAGTGTACTGGGGCGGCATCCCGCTTACGGATCCCGGCGGCAATACCTATTTCAATCAGCTGGCATTTAATAATTTTAATTCGATCAGTATTTTTAAAGGTCCGGCTTCCAGCATGTATGGTGCAGGTACCGGCGGCCTGATCCTGATAGAACCGCCTGCAGCAACAAAAAAAGGTATAGGGGTGGAATATTTTACAGGAAGTTACAACGCGCACCATATCCTGGCGGAAGGCAGCTGGGCAAAAGACAATTATACCAATACGGTTACCTATGCCCATGATCAATCCGACGGATACCGTGCGCAGTCGGCCATGCAGCGGAATAATCTCAGCTGGAACACCCATATCAAATGGAACGACCAGGAGCTGATCGCCTCCGTTCTTTTTTCGGATCTGTATTACCAGACACCGGGTGCATTAACCCTGAAGGAATATCAGCAGAACCCGCGTGCAGCGCGCCCGAAAGCCGGCGCTTTTCCGGGTGCGGAGCAGATCAATGCGGCCATCTGGCAGAAAACCATTACAGCCGGTGTAACCCACAAACAAAAATTCGGATCGCACTGGAGCAATACCACCACCGGCTACGGTGCTTATGCATTGGTTAAGAACAGTGCCGTACGCAACTTTGAACAACGCAGGGAACCGCATTTCGGCGGCCGCACCGTTTTTGATTTTGAAAAAAAATGGGGAGAGACCGGTCTGCAATGGAGCAGCGGCATAGAAGCACAGCAGGGCTATTCCACGATCCGCGTGTCAGACAATAAAAACGGAAAGCCGGATACCCTGCAAACAGATGATGATGTTACCATCGGTACCTACAGTGTGTTTACGCAGGGGATGCTTTCCTGGAAAAGCTGGAACTATACCGCGGGTGTAAGTCTGAACCGGAGCCGGCTGGTGTTTTCCCGGTTGAACGAATATCCTGTTATCGAACAGGTATTCCGCTATAATAATGAAGTAGCCCCCCGGTTCACGGTTTTAAAAAAGTTCAGACCTGTGGAACTGCTGGCCACCGTATCCCGCGGCTTTTCACCACCTACTGTTGCAGAAGTATTGCCTTCCACCACTATTGTCAACCCGGACCTGAAGGCGGAGCATGGCTGGAATTATGAACTTACCGCCCGAAAGACCCTGCTTCGCGGACAGCTGCACCTGGAAGCGACCGGTTTTTATTTTGACCTGAGCCAGGCCCTGGTACAGCGACGGGATTCATCAGGAGCCGACTATTTCACCAATGCGGGGAACATCCGGCAAAAAGGAGCGGAACTGTATGCCGGCTACCGGCATTTCTTTGGCGCCGGCCCGCTGGATTACCTGAACATTACCGCCAACTATGCGCACAGCCATTTCCGCTACAATGATTTTGTAAAGGAAACGCAGGACTATTCCGGCAACTGGGTACCCGGCGTTCCGATGAATACGCTGAATACCCAGCTGGGTCTGGTGTTAAAACAAGGGATCTATACGGATCTGAATTACTACGCAGCGTCTGCTGTTTTTTTAAACGACGCAAATGCGGAGAAAGCAACGGCCTATCATCTGATGGGTGTAAAACTGGGATACAGGAGACAACTGAAGGAGGTGCTGGTAAATGTGTATGCGGGTGTTGACAACCTGTTTAATGAAACCTACAGCCTGGGCAATGATATCAATGCTGCGGGTGGCCGCTATTATAACGCGGCACCGTTGAGAAACTATTATGTGGGTGCCGCGATACGGTTGCGGAAAAATTAG
- a CDS encoding ABC transporter ATP-binding protein, with product MDLLQVAHLKKYFATQKAVDDISFTISEGQIFGLLGPNGAGKTTLIRMITGIFYPDAGTITLDGKLFDPVNDIGKIGYMPEERGLYKKMKIGEQALYLAQLKGLKKREAIESLKTWFAKLEMESWWNKKVEDLSKGMQQKLQFVTTVLHRPRLIILDEPFSGLDPVNSNLIKDEIFNLARSGSTIIFSTHRMEQVEEICDHIILVNKGQKILDGTVQGIRQEFKEHLYKITFADIPPQVGAPDLFEIKQNTADALVIQKHPDVSNNQVLAHFLNTGNAIESFNEILPSLNDIFIRQVEGTPLARQFQTIQD from the coding sequence ATGGACTTACTGCAGGTTGCTCATCTAAAAAAATATTTTGCTACGCAAAAGGCAGTAGATGACATCAGTTTTACTATCTCTGAGGGTCAGATATTTGGATTGCTGGGGCCGAACGGAGCCGGTAAAACAACCCTGATCCGCATGATCACCGGTATTTTTTATCCGGATGCCGGTACCATTACGCTGGACGGGAAACTGTTTGACCCGGTTAACGATATCGGCAAGATCGGCTACATGCCGGAGGAAAGAGGTCTGTATAAGAAGATGAAGATCGGTGAGCAGGCCCTGTACCTGGCCCAACTGAAAGGACTGAAAAAAAGGGAAGCCATCGAAAGTTTAAAGACCTGGTTCGCCAAACTCGAAATGGAATCCTGGTGGAATAAAAAAGTGGAGGACCTTTCCAAAGGGATGCAGCAGAAACTGCAGTTTGTAACCACCGTACTGCACCGGCCCCGGCTCATCATCCTGGACGAACCGTTCAGCGGACTCGACCCGGTGAACAGCAATCTTATCAAAGACGAGATCTTCAACCTTGCCCGCAGCGGATCCACGATCATTTTCAGTACCCACCGCATGGAACAGGTGGAAGAGATCTGTGATCATATCATCCTGGTGAACAAAGGACAGAAGATACTCGATGGTACCGTGCAGGGGATCCGGCAGGAGTTTAAGGAGCACCTTTATAAGATCACCTTTGCAGACATACCACCGCAGGTGGGCGCACCGGATCTGTTCGAGATCAAACAGAACACGGCGGATGCGCTGGTGATACAGAAACATCCCGATGTAAGCAATAACCAGGTGCTGGCGCATTTCCTGAATACCGGCAATGCCATTGAATCCTTCAATGAGATCCTTCCCTCGCTGAATGATATTTTTATCCGGCAGGTGGAAGGCACGCCGCTGGCACGTCAATTTCAAACGATTCAAGACTGA
- a CDS encoding TM2 domain-containing protein — MNQEQVLRVIPDIEYDELVTVLNITRDMNTSQQEQFLMLYQRRRKSRQELLLLCLLGFVGVAGIHRLIIGDIALGIVYLLTGGLCLIGTIVDIININSLTTGYNAKQAYETAALITATFNQPRNF, encoded by the coding sequence ATGAACCAGGAACAAGTATTACGGGTTATACCGGATATTGAATACGATGAGTTGGTAACCGTGCTCAATATTACCAGGGATATGAACACCTCACAGCAGGAACAATTCCTGATGTTGTACCAGCGCAGGAGAAAATCGCGCCAGGAGCTGCTGTTATTATGTTTGCTCGGATTTGTAGGCGTTGCAGGCATTCACCGGCTGATCATCGGAGACATTGCCCTGGGGATCGTTTACCTGCTGACCGGTGGCTTGTGTCTTATCGGTACCATCGTGGATATCATCAACATCAATTCCCTTACCACGGGCTACAACGCCAAGCAGGCTTACGAAACCGCGGCACTGATCACTGCCACTTTCAACCAGCCCCGTAATTTCTAA
- a CDS encoding ABC transporter permease encodes MNKITLIIQREYLSRVRKRTFIITTLLFPLLYLGLIFGTSYISEKAGTKLKIAIVDSSGSFTQQRIDKANKDFPNSTLTLVKEDPAVLSKNFDQKGFDGYLIIPAATMITNSPDQLVVKSKRTLGTVPDVQTKLNAIWSEIKYDNLGIDTLKQNLLSQSQLQIKSENTENKTTDASLAYGIGFVSGFLIYFILIIYGAQVMMGVMEEKTNRIAEIIVSSVKPFQLMIGKIIGIACVALTQFLLWIAFIFLIYNATRAGSGALNNSAVSGIIGGVQDLFTSTNVPLILLLFIFYFLGGFFFYSSIYAAVGSTVNEDMREAQSLSFPITMIIIFSFFIMMTAARDPESPLAVWGSIIPFTSPLVMMARVPYGIPGTVPYWQLFLSMAMLIASFLFVTWFAGKIYRTGILMYGKKPTWKEMIRWAMRK; translated from the coding sequence ATGAATAAGATCACATTAATCATACAACGGGAGTACCTGAGCAGGGTGCGCAAAAGAACGTTTATCATCACCACACTGCTGTTCCCCCTTTTATACCTGGGGCTGATCTTTGGCACTTCCTATATCTCGGAAAAAGCCGGAACAAAGCTGAAGATCGCGATCGTCGATTCCTCCGGAAGCTTTACCCAGCAGCGCATCGACAAGGCAAACAAGGATTTTCCGAACAGTACCCTTACACTGGTAAAAGAAGATCCGGCCGTACTCAGCAAAAACTTTGATCAGAAAGGTTTTGACGGCTATCTCATCATACCTGCCGCCACAATGATCACAAATTCACCTGATCAGCTGGTGGTAAAATCCAAACGGACACTGGGAACCGTTCCCGATGTACAGACCAAACTGAATGCCATCTGGAGCGAGATCAAATATGATAATCTTGGCATCGATACACTTAAGCAGAACCTGCTCAGTCAGAGTCAGCTGCAGATAAAATCCGAGAACACGGAAAATAAAACTACGGATGCTTCACTGGCCTATGGCATCGGATTTGTGTCCGGTTTCCTGATCTATTTTATCCTGATCATTTACGGCGCCCAGGTGATGATGGGCGTAATGGAGGAAAAAACCAACCGGATCGCGGAGATCATTGTTTCCTCCGTAAAGCCCTTCCAGCTTATGATCGGTAAGATCATCGGCATTGCCTGTGTGGCGCTCACCCAGTTCCTGCTCTGGATCGCCTTTATCTTCCTTATTTACAATGCTACCAGGGCGGGCTCCGGCGCGCTTAATAACAGTGCGGTAAGCGGAATCATCGGCGGCGTACAGGATCTGTTCACCAGCACCAATGTGCCCCTGATCCTGCTGCTCTTTATATTTTATTTCCTTGGAGGCTTCTTTTTTTATTCTTCCATTTATGCCGCGGTCGGGAGTACGGTCAATGAAGATATGCGCGAGGCGCAATCCCTTAGCTTCCCTATTACCATGATCATTATTTTTTCCTTTTTTATTATGATGACAGCAGCCAGGGATCCCGAAAGTCCGCTGGCCGTATGGGGCAGTATCATTCCCTTTACTTCCCCGCTGGTGATGATGGCCCGTGTTCCGTACGGCATACCGGGTACGGTTCCTTACTGGCAGCTATTCCTCAGTATGGCCATGCTAATAGCTTCTTTCCTTTTTGTTACCTGGTTTGCGGGGAAGATTTACCGGACGGGCATCCTGATGTATGGCAAAAAACCCACCTGGAAGGAAATGATCCGCTGGGCGATGCGGAAGTAA
- a CDS encoding zinc dependent phospholipase C family protein, translating to MKQKNLTVILLIAFVTVMGSWGFLVHRTVNQLAVYGLPKKMQAFFYTNMDSLVYNAPRPDQRRNVDPTEGNKHFLDGEYYGNNAFDSIPHKWEDAVAKYTADTLRKYGTLPYIVVETQKKLTEAFRRKDKDSIIFYATDLGHYIGDAHVPLHTSLNYDGQLTDQRGIHDLWETTVPEAALTDFTIKSRHKAKYLPSVETAIWGILKHTHSLLPAMFAAEKEVSKSFADTSRKYRWEFRWGKNRRFYSKEFAVAFNKALQGSINDQLIRSSNALSDFWYTAWVDAGRPDLKDITGPSYQKKQFRKERKSYRHDQLIKKGWLISNNNRTKD from the coding sequence ATGAAGCAGAAAAATCTTACCGTGATCCTGTTGATCGCATTTGTGACCGTTATGGGTAGCTGGGGCTTCCTGGTACACCGTACCGTGAACCAGCTGGCTGTTTATGGGCTGCCAAAGAAAATGCAGGCCTTTTTCTATACCAATATGGACAGTCTGGTGTACAATGCGCCGCGGCCGGATCAGCGAAGGAATGTGGACCCTACGGAAGGGAATAAACATTTCCTGGATGGGGAATATTACGGCAACAATGCATTCGATAGCATCCCGCACAAATGGGAGGATGCGGTGGCAAAATACACTGCGGACACGCTGCGCAAATACGGTACCCTGCCCTATATAGTAGTGGAAACGCAAAAAAAACTGACGGAAGCCTTTCGGAGAAAGGACAAGGACAGCATTATTTTTTATGCCACCGACCTGGGACATTATATCGGCGATGCGCATGTGCCCCTGCACACTTCCCTGAATTATGACGGGCAGCTGACCGACCAGCGGGGGATACACGATCTATGGGAAACGACCGTTCCCGAGGCAGCACTTACTGATTTTACAATAAAAAGCCGGCACAAGGCAAAGTACCTGCCCTCTGTGGAAACCGCCATCTGGGGCATACTGAAGCACACGCATTCCCTGCTGCCCGCAATGTTCGCAGCGGAAAAAGAAGTGTCTAAAAGCTTTGCAGATACTTCCCGGAAATACCGCTGGGAATTCCGCTGGGGAAAGAACCGCCGCTTCTATTCCAAAGAGTTTGCTGTTGCGTTCAATAAGGCATTGCAGGGGTCCATCAACGACCAGCTGATCCGCAGCAGCAACGCCTTATCCGATTTCTGGTACACCGCCTGGGTGGATGCCGGCCGGCCGGATTTGAAAGACATTACGGGACCATCCTATCAGAAAAAACAGTTCCGCAAAGAACGCAAGTCCTATCGTCACGACCAGCTGATCAAAAAGGGATGGCTGATCAGTAATAATAACCGGACGAAGGACTGA
- a CDS encoding sugar MFS transporter: MKEKNTAVSASALTNRQVGVSIGIIAVVFFVIGFISWVNSILIPYFKIACELTTFESYFVTFAFYISYLIISVPSSYMLKRTGFKKGMAIGFGVMAIGAFLFIPAALTRTYGMFLTGLFALGVGLSVLQTAANPYITILGPIDRAAQRISILGVCNKGAGILAPLIFAAVILRKTDTELFKRIPLMQPGEREQVLDELIQRVMVPYFVVGLVLLLLGLLILKSPLPEINTEKEDPEVSKANADKKSIFDFPYLILGAVAIFLHVGTQVISIDTIIGYATSMHMPLLEAKVFPSYTLFATICGYLLGVIAIPRLISQKKALQLCTILGTLFSLLILFIKGNSNFLGHTVDASIWFVALLGFANSLIWAGIWPLAINGLGRFTKLGASVMIMGLCGNGILPLVYGHLADLHGTREAYWVLVPCYLYLVFYAFYGHRIKKWS; this comes from the coding sequence ATGAAAGAAAAGAATACAGCGGTATCAGCCTCCGCGCTTACAAACAGACAGGTCGGTGTTTCGATAGGTATTATTGCCGTAGTGTTTTTTGTGATTGGTTTTATATCCTGGGTAAACTCCATCCTGATCCCTTATTTCAAGATTGCCTGCGAACTGACTACCTTTGAATCGTACTTTGTTACGTTTGCTTTTTATATTTCCTACCTGATCATTTCGGTGCCTTCTTCCTATATGCTCAAACGCACCGGCTTTAAAAAGGGCATGGCCATTGGGTTTGGTGTAATGGCGATCGGCGCCTTTCTGTTTATACCTGCCGCGCTCACCCGTACTTATGGTATGTTCTTAACCGGTTTGTTTGCATTGGGGGTGGGACTTTCCGTATTACAAACAGCCGCCAATCCTTATATTACCATACTGGGGCCTATCGACCGCGCAGCCCAGCGGATCAGCATTCTCGGGGTTTGTAATAAGGGTGCAGGCATACTGGCACCCCTGATCTTTGCAGCCGTTATTTTACGCAAAACGGATACCGAACTGTTCAAGCGTATTCCGCTGATGCAACCCGGAGAACGGGAGCAGGTGCTGGATGAACTGATACAGCGGGTTATGGTGCCCTATTTTGTTGTGGGGCTTGTGTTGCTGCTGCTGGGATTGCTGATCCTGAAATCGCCCCTGCCTGAGATCAATACAGAAAAAGAGGACCCGGAGGTTTCAAAGGCCAACGCCGATAAGAAAAGTATTTTTGATTTTCCCTACCTGATCTTAGGCGCTGTTGCCATCTTCCTGCATGTGGGTACGCAGGTGATCTCTATTGACACGATCATCGGTTATGCCACTTCCATGCACATGCCATTGCTGGAAGCCAAGGTCTTTCCTTCCTATACGTTGTTTGCCACCATCTGCGGTTACCTGCTGGGAGTGATCGCCATACCCAGGCTGATCAGTCAGAAAAAAGCCTTACAGCTATGCACCATCCTGGGCACCCTCTTCTCCTTACTGATCCTGTTTATAAAGGGCAACAGCAACTTCCTGGGACATACCGTTGATGCCTCTATCTGGTTTGTGGCCCTGCTGGGCTTTGCCAATTCCCTTATCTGGGCAGGCATCTGGCCGCTGGCCATTAACGGACTGGGACGGTTCACCAAACTGGGCGCATCGGTGATGATCATGGGACTTTGTGGTAACGGCATCCTGCCACTGGTATATGGCCACCTGGCGGATCTGCACGGAACGCGTGAAGCCTACTGGGTGCTGGTGCCCTGCTACCTGTACCTGGTTTTTTATGCCTTCTATGGGCACCGTATAAAAAAATGGTCGTAA
- a CDS encoding DUF2752 domain-containing protein: MNGRQFILKYRESITWGAALILLFFMNTESTFSLCPFNALGIWCPGCGIGHSIHHTLHLDLITAWQEHKLGIPATAVLIWQLIKSLPIINKNNNYEPGTSITGYTGY, from the coding sequence ATGAACGGAAGGCAATTCATTTTAAAATACAGAGAATCCATCACCTGGGGTGCTGCGCTGATCCTGTTGTTTTTTATGAATACAGAAAGTACTTTTTCGTTGTGTCCGTTCAACGCTTTAGGAATCTGGTGCCCCGGTTGCGGCATCGGGCATTCGATCCATCACACGCTTCACCTCGATCTTATCACAGCCTGGCAGGAGCATAAACTCGGCATTCCCGCTACGGCAGTGCTGATCTGGCAGCTGATCAAATCATTACCTATAATCAACAAAAACAATAATTATGAACCAGGAACAAGTATTACGGGTTATACCGGATATTGA
- the nagA gene encoding N-acetylglucosamine-6-phosphate deacetylase, which translates to MERYLKISNARILTPHRVIKEGTLIAAEGRIVYVGEANQEIGDALEIDAGGQYLAPGFIDLHVHGGGGCDFMDGTSDAFIKIAETHARYGTTALYPTTLTSEKKDLLETLDIFEEAQQQNRHGARLLGMHLEGPYFAMNQRGAQDPRYIRDPDPAEYKEVIAYSNAIKRWSAAPELEGAIELGQYLLSENILPAIAHTDAVYDEVLKAFENGYTLATHFYSGMSGVSRRNGYRYAGVIESGYLIDAMDVEVIADGIHLPAPLLKLIVKIKGADRIALITDAMRAAGMPEGESVLGGKENGLKVIVDKGVAWLPDRSSFAGSVATADRLVRNMVDLAEVPLIDAVRMITATPARIMGIDQQKGALVAGRDADLVLFDEQVRISKTIIGGQIVYSRGAG; encoded by the coding sequence ATGGAACGTTATCTGAAAATCAGCAATGCCCGGATCCTTACACCTCACCGGGTCATTAAAGAAGGTACTTTAATTGCAGCGGAGGGCCGCATTGTGTATGTAGGCGAAGCGAACCAGGAGATCGGTGACGCCCTGGAGATCGATGCAGGCGGACAATACCTGGCTCCGGGGTTTATCGACCTGCATGTGCATGGTGGCGGCGGTTGCGATTTTATGGACGGAACGAGTGATGCTTTTATAAAAATAGCAGAAACACACGCCCGGTACGGCACTACGGCTTTATACCCCACCACGCTTACCAGCGAAAAAAAGGACCTGCTGGAAACACTGGATATTTTTGAAGAAGCGCAACAGCAGAACAGGCATGGCGCCCGGTTGCTGGGTATGCACCTGGAAGGGCCTTATTTTGCCATGAACCAGCGCGGTGCCCAGGATCCGCGCTACATCCGCGATCCGGACCCTGCGGAATATAAAGAGGTGATCGCTTATTCCAATGCCATAAAACGCTGGAGTGCGGCACCGGAGCTGGAAGGGGCCATTGAACTGGGACAATACCTGCTTTCGGAAAACATCCTCCCTGCCATCGCCCATACCGATGCGGTATATGATGAGGTGCTGAAGGCTTTTGAGAACGGTTATACGCTCGCTACTCATTTTTATTCGGGGATGTCGGGGGTTTCAAGGCGGAACGGATACCGCTATGCGGGGGTGATCGAAAGTGGTTACCTCATTGATGCCATGGACGTAGAAGTGATAGCAGACGGTATCCACCTGCCCGCGCCTTTATTAAAGCTGATCGTAAAGATCAAAGGAGCAGACCGCATCGCATTGATCACGGATGCCATGCGTGCCGCAGGTATGCCGGAAGGGGAGAGTGTGCTGGGCGGAAAAGAAAACGGACTGAAAGTAATTGTGGATAAGGGGGTGGCCTGGCTGCCGGACCGCAGCTCTTTTGCAGGAAGTGTGGCCACGGCCGACCGGCTGGTTCGGAATATGGTGGACCTGGCGGAAGTTCCATTGATCGATGCGGTGCGCATGATCACCGCCACACCGGCACGTATTATGGGGATCGATCAGCAAAAGGGAGCTCTGGTTGCCGGCAGGGATGCTGATCTGGTGCTCTTTGATGAGCAGGTACGCATCAGCAAAACGATCATCGGGGGACAGATCGTATACAGCAGGGGTGCCGGTTAA